CGCCCGGAGCGGACCCGAATGCGAACGCGGGCGACGGCGACGCGGCGCGCGATAGCGGCGCGGGCGATGCGAGCCGCGCGGATGCGGCGCGCGAAGACGCCGACGTTCTTGCCGCCGCGAACGCCGGCGTCGATGCGCGCGACGCGGAAAAAAACGGCGACACGATCGTCGGCGCGCGCGATGCGGACCATTCCGACGATGTCGCCGGCGCGGGCGAAGGGGCCGATTTCGGCGCGTCGGCCGGCGTGCGCGGCGCGATATCGCGCGCCGGTGCGCCGCGCGCCGCATCCGCCCCGACGCAGGACGCCCCGACGCACGATGCCGCGCCGCCATCCTCCCGCGCGCCGGACGCGGACCGCGCGTCGAGCCAGATGCGCCGCGTGCGCGCCGACACGCTGAACCGGCTGCTGGGCCTGTCCGGCGAATCGCTCGTGGAGTCGCGCTGGCTCAAGCCGTTCGCCGAATCGATGCTGCGCGTGAAGCGCGCGCAGCGCGACGCGGCGCGCTCGCTCGATTCGGCCGTCGAGGCGCTCGCCGACGACGCGGACCCGCGCGTGCGCGGCGCGCTCAACGAAGTGCGGCAGATGTTCACCGATTTGCAGCGCACGTTCGCGGCGCGGCTCGACGAGCTCGACCGCTTCGAGCGCCGCAGCTCGCACATCGCCGAGCAGCTGTACGACGAGGCGCTGCAATGCAGGATGCGTCCGTTCGGCGACGCGACGCGCGCGTACCCGCGCGTCGTGCGCGATCTCGCGCGCTCGCTCGGCAAGCGCGTGCGCTTCTCGATCGTCGGCGAGGCGACGCAGGTCGATCGCGACATCCTCGACATGCTCGACGCGCCGCTCGGCCATCTGCTGCGCAACGCGATCGATCACGGCGTCGAGCCGCCCGACGTGCGGCTCGCGCGCGGCAAGCCGGCGGAGGCGAGCGTCACGCTCGAGGCGCGGCACAGCGCCGGCTCGCTGCTCGTGAGCGTGAGCGACGACGGCCCCGGCGCCGATCTCGCCGCGGTGCGCGCGGCGATCGTGCGCCACAACCTGACCGACGAGGACACGGCCGCGCGCCTGTCCGACGCGGAACTGCTCGAATTCCTGCTGCTGCCCGGCTTCTCGATGCGCGAGCGGGTGACCGACGTGTCGGGCCGCGGCGTCGGCCTCGACGCGGTGCAGGAGATGGTGAAGTCGGTGCGCGGGGCGGTGCGGATCTTCAACGAGCCGGGCCTCGGCATGCGCTTCGTGCTGCAGTTGCCGCTCACGCTGTCGGTGATCCGCAGCCTGATCGTCGACGTCGGCGGCGAGCCGTATGCGTTCCCGCTCGTGCAGGTGCGCCGCACGCTCGAGCTCGACCGCGCGGACATCGACGTGCTCGAGGGCCAGCAGCATTTTCCGCTCGACGATCGCCGCGTGGGGCTCGTCACCGCGCATCAGCTGCTCGACGCGGGCGAGCTCGACGAGAGCCGGCCGAAGACGGCCGTCGTCGTCGTCGGAGGCGAGCCGGAGACGTACGGCGTCGCGGTCGACCGTTTCCTCGGCGAGCGCATGCTCGTCGTGCAGCCGTTAGACGGGCGCCTCAACAAAATTCAGAACATTGCGGCGGGCGCTTTGCTGGAAAATGGCGATCCGGTGCTGATCGTCGACGTCGAGGATCTGATCCGCTCGATCGACAAGCTGATTCGCGGCGGCCAGCTCGCGAA
The nucleotide sequence above comes from Burkholderia thailandensis E264. Encoded proteins:
- a CDS encoding hybrid sensor histidine kinase/response regulator, whose translation is MSVDDDFGRASLLELFREETLTQTQALSERLLALDRGAQDAATLEACMRAAHSLKGAARIVGVPQGVDIAGRMEDCFVAAQHGRQPLTPCHVDALLTGVDLLVRVGDPQTAASVAAHEIDAFAAALAAADAGPPGADPNANAGDGDAARDSGAGDASRADAAREDADVLAAANAGVDARDAEKNGDTIVGARDADHSDDVAGAGEGADFGASAGVRGAISRAGAPRAASAPTQDAPTHDAAPPSSRAPDADRASSQMRRVRADTLNRLLGLSGESLVESRWLKPFAESMLRVKRAQRDAARSLDSAVEALADDADPRVRGALNEVRQMFTDLQRTFAARLDELDRFERRSSHIAEQLYDEALQCRMRPFGDATRAYPRVVRDLARSLGKRVRFSIVGEATQVDRDILDMLDAPLGHLLRNAIDHGVEPPDVRLARGKPAEASVTLEARHSAGSLLVSVSDDGPGADLAAVRAAIVRHNLTDEDTAARLSDAELLEFLLLPGFSMRERVTDVSGRGVGLDAVQEMVKSVRGAVRIFNEPGLGMRFVLQLPLTLSVIRSLIVDVGGEPYAFPLVQVRRTLELDRADIDVLEGQQHFPLDDRRVGLVTAHQLLDAGELDESRPKTAVVVVGGEPETYGVAVDRFLGERMLVVQPLDGRLNKIQNIAAGALLENGDPVLIVDVEDLIRSIDKLIRGGQLAKVRRGDQDALARRAKRVLVVDDSLTVRELERKLLEKRGYDVTIAIDGMDGWNAIRGDSFDLVVTDIDMPRMDGIELVTLIKGDPLLKSVPVMIVSYKDRDEDRRRGLEAGADYYLAKGGFHDEALLDAVHDLIGDA